Proteins from a single region of Pithys albifrons albifrons isolate INPA30051 chromosome 10, PitAlb_v1, whole genome shotgun sequence:
- the LOC139676335 gene encoding leucine-rich repeat and transmembrane domain-containing protein 1-like — MERAAEGVGLGTLSLWGSLLLTAGLALDLASPNCSCSKPMDFQAFREAPLPESCCLNFTSSNITHLDWGALVGVQGLRELYLSHCGITAISNAQRVPPALEILHLSHNLLESLPGSFLEDAPNLRVLYLDSNQLQELPRSFLKASSQVQEIYLGFNALTFLPASLLKPSLLQLQLSNNSWDCSCALLTNLAGWPSLADDVICHTPERYHGMGLHSISQDELCRSHSLTALFICLPPLLVLTSITWYFCRQKKKTNYSLQNRSQSHRATAERGNVSVSAESHHYTPYEMPAAPSETEKKVLLGRPVLLQPFTHPAESGRDLYEEVEIQGGSPSSSQVPPHEGQLDISAPRAEELGDSEPEVDTVSVSEVLKDSADREKIYMSQSSNYYNLVPGIELEDSDNLEYETIDLH, encoded by the exons ATGGAGCGTGCGGCGGAAG gcGTCGGGCTCGGGACCCTGTCCCTCTGGGGCAGCCTCCTGCTCACTGCTGGCCTTGCTCTAGACTTAGCATCGCCAAACTGCAGCTGCTCAAAACCCATGGACTTCCAAGCGTTCCGGGAGGCTCCGCTTcctgagagctgctgcctcAACTTCACCAGCTCCAACATCACTCACCTGGACTGGGGTGCACTGgtgggggtgcaggggctgcGAGAACTCTACCTCTCACACTGTGGTATCACAGCTATCAGCAATGCACAGAGAGTCCCTCCTGCCTTGGAGATCTTGCACTTAAGTCACAACCTGTTGGAAAGTCTCCCTGGAAGCTTTCTGGAAGATGCCCCTAATTTGAGGGTCCTTTATCTGGATAGCAACCAGCTCCAGGAGCTACCGAGGTCGTTCCTGAAAGCATCATCACAGGTCCAGGAGATCTACCTGGGGTTCAATGCCCTGACCTTCCTTCCTGCCAGCCTCCTGAAGCCATCTCTGCTCCAGCTTCAGCTTTCCAACAACAGCTGGGACTGCAGCTGCGCTTTGCTCACCAACCTGGCAGGCTGGCCCAGCCTGGCTGATGACGTTATCTGCCACACACCAGAGCGGTACCATGGTATGGGCCTCCACAGCATCtcccaggatgagctgtgccgCTCACACAGCCTCACTGCCCTTTTCATCTGCTTGCCCCCTCTCCTTGTCCTCACCAGCATTACTTGGTACTTCTgcaggcagaagaaaaagaccAATTACAGCCTTCAGAACAGGTCCCAGAGCCACCGGGCCACAGCAGAGAGGGGCAATGTGTCAGTGTCTGCAGAGTCCCACCACTACACCCCCTATGAGAtgcctgctgctccctctgagACTGAGAAAAAGGTGCTGCTGGGGAGAcctgtcctgctccagcccttcacACATCCAGCGGAGAGTGGCAGAGACCTCTATGAGGAGGTAGAGATTCAAGGGGGATCCCCCAGCAGTTCCCAGGTGCCACCCCATGAAGGGCAACTGGACATCTCAGCACCaagggcagaggagctgggggaCAGCGAGCCAGAGGTGGACACTGTGAGTGTGAGCGAAGTCCTGAAGGACTCTGCTGACAGGGAAAAGATCTACATGAGTCAGTCAAGCAACTATTACAATCTGGTACCTGGCATTGAGCTGGAGGACTCAGACAACCTGGAGTATGAGACCATCGACCTGCACTGA
- the DYNLT4 gene encoding dynein light chain Tctex-type 4, which yields MAEQPFPEVTLPAQVMAAYNTEAPPLHATRRGSQPLTPARGCEEGKPSLLLSRRNSQLSRRSSFGVVPGSRRPSIGPWMFHRRVSFSGLPLFQPILKTRLRNTYRMQPDEGCKFNAGQVQQVLEGVLDSALGTTVYSPQGSAPLAQSLVELLQNQAKEVVPPRYKLVCHVVLGQQGQQSLLVASRALWDPDTDSFASATFSNASLFAVATVHGVYFE from the coding sequence ATGGCTGAGCAGCCTTTCCCAGAGGTGaccctgccagcccaggtgATGGCTGCATACAACACTGAAGCCCCTCCACTCCATGCTACACGCCGTGGCTCCCAACCCCTCACCCCAGCACGGGGCTGTGAGGAAGGCAAACCATCACTCCTGCTCTCCCGCCGCAACTCTCAACTCAGCCGCCGCAGCTCATTTGGGGTGGTCCCAGGGAGCAGGCGCCCCTCCATTGGCCCTTGGATGTTCCACAGACGTGTTAGCTTCTCTGGGCTCCCCCTTTTCCAACCCATCCTAAAGACCCGCCTCAGAAACACTTACAGGATGCAGCCAGATGAAGGCTGCAAGTTCAATGCGGGGCAGGTACAGCAGGTGCTGGAGGGGGTCCTGGACAGTGCCCTGGGGACCACTGTCTacagcccccagggcagtgctccACTAGCCCAGAGCCTGGttgagctgctgcagaaccAGGCCAAGGAGGTGGTGCCACCCCGCTACAAGCTGGTCTGCCATGTGGTGCtgggccagcagggccagcagagcCTGTTGGTGGCCAGTCGGGCACTATGGGACCCTGACACTGACAGCTTTGCCTCTGCCACATTCTCCAACGCCTCCCTCTTTGCTGTGGCCACAGTGCATGGAGTCTACTTTGAGTAG
- the PLK3 gene encoding serine/threonine-protein kinase PLK3 isoform X1 → MESPGLFPPFSAACLPARPAPATAPPPRAAETTRIITDPISGRSYCKGRLLGKGGFARCYEMTDLSSNKTYAVKVIPHSRVAKPHQREKITNEIELHRDLHHKHIVKFSHYFEDSESIYIFLEHCSRKSLAHIWKARHTLLEPEVRYYLKQIISGLKYLHLKGILHRDLKLGNFFINENMELKVGDFGLAACQEVSDQRKKTICGTPNYLAPEVLLRQGHGPESDVWSLGCVMYTLLCGNPPFETSDLKETYRCIKQVEYTFPVFLSLPAKHLIAGILRRNPQDRFTLEEILDHEFFKGYTPEKLPPSSCVMAPELSPPNPAKTLFAKVTKTLFGKKKPKAKKGSLEDRDDISKLVTGLMKTSICRQMSYKTVEGNEATPVSCRSASSSPVETVVEETSHKSVSPSIRGTMASSCEAFEDCITASAIIESAVQLLRTCLSSMPPAEKNPASLARHEHFVWVSKWVDYSNKYGFGYQLSNRSIGVLFNNGTHMTLSPNHRTVHYNPTNSKHLVFSVATVPEQLQGQMSVLRYFASYMEQHLMKGGDLPTIDDLGQPALLLLQWVKTDQALLMLFSSGTLQVNFYNDHTKVIISKPDHSCLVTYINRERNSYTYKLCSIQELGCSPELHHRLRYILKLLQEWAEA, encoded by the exons ATGGAGTCCCCCGGCCTCTTTCCCCCCTTCTCCGCCGCCTGCCTTCCTGCACGGCCCGCGCCCGCCAcggcgccgccgccccgcgcgGCCGAGACCACTCGCATCATCACCGACCCGATCTCCGGCCGTTCCTACTGCAAGGGCCGGCTGCTGGGAAAG GGTGGGTTTGCACGATGCTATGAAATGACAGACCTCTCCAGCAACAAAACCTATGCTGTGAAGGTTATTCCTCACAGCCGTGTGGCTAAACCCCACCAGCGGGAGAAG ATCACCAATGAGATTGAGCTGCACCGGGACTTGCACCATAAGCACATTGTCAAGTTCTCCCACTACTTTGAGGACTCAGAGAGCATCTATATCTTCCTGGAGCACTGTAGTAGGAAG TCCCTGGCCCATATCTGGAAGGCTCGCCATACTCTACTGGAGCCCGAAGTGCGCTATTACCTCAAACAGATCATCTCAGGCTTGAAATATCTTCACCTCAAGGGCATCTTGCACAGAGACCTCAAGCTTG GCAACTTTTTCATCAATGAAAACATGGAGCTGAAAGTGGGGGACTTTGGGCTGGCTGCTTGCCAGGAAGTCTCTGACCAGAGGAAAAA GACAATATGTGGGACCCCCAACTATTTGGCTCCAGAAGTGCTGCTGAGGCAGGGCCATGGGCCAGAGTCAGACGTGTGGTCTCTGGGCTGTGTCAT GTACACCCTGCTGTGTGGGAACCCTCCTTTTGAGACCTCTGACCTCAAGGAGACCTACAGGTGTATCAAGCAGGTGGAATACACCTTCCCCGtcttcctctccctgcctgccaaGCATCTCATTGCTGGCATCCTCAGACGCAACCCCCAGGACCGTTTCACCCTTGAGGAAATTTTGGATCATGAGTTCTTCAAG GGCTACACACCTGAGAAactccctcccagcagctgtgtGATGGCTCCAGAGCTGAGTCCCCCCAACCCTGCAAAGACTCTGTTTGCTAAAGTCACCAAAACACTCTTTGGAAAGAAGAAACCCAAAG CCAAGAAGGGCTCTTTGGAGGACAGAGATGACATCTCCAAGCTGGTCACTGGCCTGATGAAGACCTCGATCTGTCGGCAGATGAGCTATAAAACTGTGGAAGGGAATGAG GCCACTCCTGTATCTTGCCgcagtgccagctccagccctgtggagaCAGTGGTGGAGGAGACATCTCACAAGTCTGTGTCCCCCTCCATCCGGGGAACAATGGCCAGCAGCTGTGAGG CCTTTGAAGACTGCATCACTGCCTCTGCCATCATTGAGTCAGCTGTCCAGCTCCTGAGGACCTGCCTCTCCTCCATGCCCCCAG CGGAGAAAAACCCAGCTTCCCTGGCCCGCCACGAGCACTTTGTCTGGGTGAGCAAGTGGGTGGATTATTCCAACAAGTATGGCTTTGGCTACCAGCTCTCCAACCGCAGCATTGGGGTCCTCTTCAATAATGGCACGCACATGACGCTTTCCCCCAACCACAG GACTGTACATTACAACCCAACCAACAGCAAACACCTGGTGTTCTCTGTGGCCACTgttcctgagcagctgcagggacagatgAGTGTCTTGCGCTACTTTGCATCCTACATGGAGCAGCATCTTATGAAG GGAGGTGACTTGCCCACCATAGATGACCTCgggcagccagccctgctcctcctgcagtggGTGAAGACTGACCAAGCCTTGCTCATGCTCTTCAGTAGTGGCACCCTCCAG GTGAATTTCTATAATGACCACACCAAGGTGATCATTAGCAAGCCTGACCACTCCTGCCTTGTCACCTACATCAACCGTGAGCGCAACTCCTACACTTACAAGCTGTGCAGCATccaggagctgggctgctcTCCTGAGCTCCACCACCGCCTCAGATACATCCTCAAGCTCCTCCAAGAATGGGCTGAGGCCTAG
- the PLK3 gene encoding serine/threonine-protein kinase PLK3 isoform X2 — MTDLSSNKTYAVKVIPHSRVAKPHQREKITNEIELHRDLHHKHIVKFSHYFEDSESIYIFLEHCSRKSLAHIWKARHTLLEPEVRYYLKQIISGLKYLHLKGILHRDLKLGNFFINENMELKVGDFGLAACQEVSDQRKKTICGTPNYLAPEVLLRQGHGPESDVWSLGCVMYTLLCGNPPFETSDLKETYRCIKQVEYTFPVFLSLPAKHLIAGILRRNPQDRFTLEEILDHEFFKGYTPEKLPPSSCVMAPELSPPNPAKTLFAKVTKTLFGKKKPKAKKGSLEDRDDISKLVTGLMKTSICRQMSYKTVEGNEATPVSCRSASSSPVETVVEETSHKSVSPSIRGTMASSCEAFEDCITASAIIESAVQLLRTCLSSMPPAEKNPASLARHEHFVWVSKWVDYSNKYGFGYQLSNRSIGVLFNNGTHMTLSPNHRTVHYNPTNSKHLVFSVATVPEQLQGQMSVLRYFASYMEQHLMKGGDLPTIDDLGQPALLLLQWVKTDQALLMLFSSGTLQVNFYNDHTKVIISKPDHSCLVTYINRERNSYTYKLCSIQELGCSPELHHRLRYILKLLQEWAEA; from the exons ATGACAGACCTCTCCAGCAACAAAACCTATGCTGTGAAGGTTATTCCTCACAGCCGTGTGGCTAAACCCCACCAGCGGGAGAAG ATCACCAATGAGATTGAGCTGCACCGGGACTTGCACCATAAGCACATTGTCAAGTTCTCCCACTACTTTGAGGACTCAGAGAGCATCTATATCTTCCTGGAGCACTGTAGTAGGAAG TCCCTGGCCCATATCTGGAAGGCTCGCCATACTCTACTGGAGCCCGAAGTGCGCTATTACCTCAAACAGATCATCTCAGGCTTGAAATATCTTCACCTCAAGGGCATCTTGCACAGAGACCTCAAGCTTG GCAACTTTTTCATCAATGAAAACATGGAGCTGAAAGTGGGGGACTTTGGGCTGGCTGCTTGCCAGGAAGTCTCTGACCAGAGGAAAAA GACAATATGTGGGACCCCCAACTATTTGGCTCCAGAAGTGCTGCTGAGGCAGGGCCATGGGCCAGAGTCAGACGTGTGGTCTCTGGGCTGTGTCAT GTACACCCTGCTGTGTGGGAACCCTCCTTTTGAGACCTCTGACCTCAAGGAGACCTACAGGTGTATCAAGCAGGTGGAATACACCTTCCCCGtcttcctctccctgcctgccaaGCATCTCATTGCTGGCATCCTCAGACGCAACCCCCAGGACCGTTTCACCCTTGAGGAAATTTTGGATCATGAGTTCTTCAAG GGCTACACACCTGAGAAactccctcccagcagctgtgtGATGGCTCCAGAGCTGAGTCCCCCCAACCCTGCAAAGACTCTGTTTGCTAAAGTCACCAAAACACTCTTTGGAAAGAAGAAACCCAAAG CCAAGAAGGGCTCTTTGGAGGACAGAGATGACATCTCCAAGCTGGTCACTGGCCTGATGAAGACCTCGATCTGTCGGCAGATGAGCTATAAAACTGTGGAAGGGAATGAG GCCACTCCTGTATCTTGCCgcagtgccagctccagccctgtggagaCAGTGGTGGAGGAGACATCTCACAAGTCTGTGTCCCCCTCCATCCGGGGAACAATGGCCAGCAGCTGTGAGG CCTTTGAAGACTGCATCACTGCCTCTGCCATCATTGAGTCAGCTGTCCAGCTCCTGAGGACCTGCCTCTCCTCCATGCCCCCAG CGGAGAAAAACCCAGCTTCCCTGGCCCGCCACGAGCACTTTGTCTGGGTGAGCAAGTGGGTGGATTATTCCAACAAGTATGGCTTTGGCTACCAGCTCTCCAACCGCAGCATTGGGGTCCTCTTCAATAATGGCACGCACATGACGCTTTCCCCCAACCACAG GACTGTACATTACAACCCAACCAACAGCAAACACCTGGTGTTCTCTGTGGCCACTgttcctgagcagctgcagggacagatgAGTGTCTTGCGCTACTTTGCATCCTACATGGAGCAGCATCTTATGAAG GGAGGTGACTTGCCCACCATAGATGACCTCgggcagccagccctgctcctcctgcagtggGTGAAGACTGACCAAGCCTTGCTCATGCTCTTCAGTAGTGGCACCCTCCAG GTGAATTTCTATAATGACCACACCAAGGTGATCATTAGCAAGCCTGACCACTCCTGCCTTGTCACCTACATCAACCGTGAGCGCAACTCCTACACTTACAAGCTGTGCAGCATccaggagctgggctgctcTCCTGAGCTCCACCACCGCCTCAGATACATCCTCAAGCTCCTCCAAGAATGGGCTGAGGCCTAG